GTACCCTCGCCTTCCTCCCTCAATCCCCCATCGCCCCGCCCGGTGTCACCGTCCGTCAACTCGTCGCCTACGGCCGAAACCCCCACACCTTGCCCATCCCTTTCGCCACCCGCCACCTAACGACGGATCGCGACATCGTCGAACAAGCTATCCGTCGCTGCGATCTCCAAAAACTCGCCGACCGCGACGTTGCCACCCTTTCCGGGGGTGAGCGTCAGCGCGCTTGGCTCGCGATGGCCGTCGCCCAGGACGCCCGCATCCTGCTGCTCGACGAGCCCGTCTCCGCCCTCGACGTCGCTCACCAACTTGAAGTCCTCGACTTGCTCGTCGATCTCAACGAAGAACGAAAAACCACCGTCGTCATTGTTCTCCACGACATCCAACTCGCCGCCCGCTACTTCCGGCAACCCCACCATCGCCTCGCGGCCCTCCGCGCCGGCCGCCTCCTTGCCGTCGGCCCGATGATCGACTTGCTTACCCCCGAGCTATTGGAGCAAACCTTCGGCGTATCGGCTCGCGTTCACACCTTCGCCGAGCTTCCCTATCCCGTTTGTGCGTTTCGATAACGCTGCAGGTCCGCGGCATGGGCAGTGAGGTTTTGGTCACGATGAAGCCGTTCATTCGAGGTCGTGCCCGAACCGGGCGTCGCGGCTCCGGGATTGCTCGGCGTGGGTTCACGGCTCGCCCGTCGGGCGTCTATGAGCGGCGGAGGTTTCTCGCCTGTACCAGGCGGGCGGAAGACGCCGGGATGAACCGCAGAGTTTTCTTTGTGCGAACGTCATGGCGGGTGGTGTGCCTTACGCAAAACATGGGATACTTTTGATAATCGATCGCATTTCATCTTTATGGAACCGAGTGTTTTCGTTTTTCTAACGACAGGAGATCGTCGAAAATGATCCGTACGGGGAAGCAAAGTGACCGCGAAGCGATCGCGACGTTTGATCGGATTGACGCCGATCGATCTTCGGAGTTGGCCGAGGGCCGGGTGATGGTGGTGGTTACCGGCGGGGAAGTGGTGGCGTTTGCCACGTTTCGGGAGGGTGGGTTCTTCGGCCGGCCGTGCGTGGATTCGCTGACCGTGAAACCCACGCACCACCACCGAGGCATCGGACGGTCGTTGATCCGGGCGGTGGAGAAGCGGGTTCGGAGCGAGCGTGGCGGTGGTCGTGTATTTGCCGCGACACCGGAGAAGGTGACGGCTTTGCGCGATTTTTATGAGCGTGGTGGGTGGAGCTTCGCCGGAACGGTCCGGGGCGTACGCGGCGACGACGCGGCGGATTGCTTGTACTTCCGCGACCTGGTTTCGGCTTGAGGCTTCAGTGGCTCGGGCGTGTTGGGCGGGCAACTCTGCGCGCGGCGGCGATCGATGCACCTCGGCGACCGAAGGCACGCGTGTGGCGTACAGGGCGCTGAGCAACACGGTGCGTCGCGGCCGCGGGTCAAGGGGTGGTGCTGACGTGAGCCGGATCGTGATGTGTCCGTCCTCACGGTTGATCGTGCCGAACGCCCGCATGAACCGGCGTGTCTTCCGTGGGTCGGGAAACCTTCGACTTTGAGCGACGGTCGCAGACGGTCATCCGTCCGCTCCGGCCGCCGACGTCTTGTGCCAGCTTGGCCATCGCCTTCGTGATCATGCTCGCCATCATTTCGCGCACCAAGAGCGCGTGCGGGAGCCGCCTGCGGCGGAAGTAGTGCTCGATCGTGAGCCTGGTGCCACCGCGTGCCGTGAGCTCAAGGAGGAAGTAGGCCAGGTGATCGCGGATGGGCAGGCGCGTGGCTTCTGCTTGGAA
This sequence is a window from Planctomycetota bacterium. Protein-coding genes within it:
- a CDS encoding SRPBCC family protein — encoded protein: MTLATTTSLRREPPISTAFTQAPLQIAGSFEFDAPPSVVFDKVSHDEGIRAVLPMVRTVRHEGPDSNGACSVGAVRICDFGPAMGKVRETIVWWDAPRGYAFQAEATRLPIRDHLAYFLLELTARGGTRLTIEHYFRRRRLPHALLVREMMASMITKAMAKLAQDVGGRSGRMTVCDRRSKSKVSRPTEDTPVHAGVRHDQP
- a CDS encoding ABC transporter ATP-binding protein, with product MPLLRVHHLTAGYETQAPVLHDVALTLESGQMLALCGPNGSGKSTLLRCLTGLLKPQSGRVTLEHDNERPQRVHKIPRRRLARTLAFLPQSPIAPPGVTVRQLVAYGRNPHTLPIPFATRHLTTDRDIVEQAIRRCDLQKLADRDVATLSGGERQRAWLAMAVAQDARILLLDEPVSALDVAHQLEVLDLLVDLNEERKTTVVIVLHDIQLAARYFRQPHHRLAALRAGRLLAVGPMIDLLTPELLEQTFGVSARVHTFAELPYPVCAFR
- a CDS encoding GNAT family N-acetyltransferase yields the protein MIRTGKQSDREAIATFDRIDADRSSELAEGRVMVVVTGGEVVAFATFREGGFFGRPCVDSLTVKPTHHHRGIGRSLIRAVEKRVRSERGGGRVFAATPEKVTALRDFYERGGWSFAGTVRGVRGDDAADCLYFRDLVSA